A stretch of DNA from Bradyrhizobium algeriense:
CTTGATCGCCACGGCAATCGCAATCAGGAGAGGCGCGAAAAACAGCAATGCGCCGCCTGCCGCGGCGATATCGAAGACGCGCTTTGCGATCGACGACGACGGCTCAGTCCGCGCGGCACGGCGCGAACGCCGGCGGCCTCGATACGCACGATGCGTACCGCCGCCGGCAAACTCGACAGGACGGACCGAAATCTGAGTCCGCTCTCTCCGAATCGGCGTGACGTTGTTCCGATCGAAGTTGGCTGTCACGATCGAGGTCATGACTCTCCTCTCTGCTGAAACCGGACTGTGATCGAGCGATTAGAGTCGCTCGGCACCGCGCGTGACGACTTCGCAGCAGCGAACGTCAGCACTTTCCGCGAGCGCGAACGCTCGCCGGTCGGTAAGACTTTCCACAATCTTGAGCGAAATTTGGCGCGAAAGCGAAAATGTCGCGTGGAACAACGCAACGGAATCTTTACCGTGATTTGTGCGACGCGATATTCCGGTTTGTTCGGAAGCGCTTAGTTTCGATTTGCCCGGTTAACGGGCTGCGTGTGACTCGACGCAGCTATGCATATTCGAAAATCGCGGAACAAAATCGTCTGTTCGATTCTCGACATAAAATTGAACAATGCAGCGCCGCTATAAGGGCAACAAATGGCCGTCACGCCGTTGTCTTGAACGAGATCGTTCATCGAAAGCTAGCGATCCACCACAGCCTGACGACAGACGGAGATTGAAGCGCACGAGCTGGTGCGATGATCGCCAGGCTTCGAAGAAAAACAGAGACGGCAGCGATTCGCGAGCCGTCCACCTCGCGGAACGCTTCCGGGGAGGCGCCCATGATGGCCGAACGTTTGCACAGCCGCGCGCTGGTGCCGCATGACAGAGTGCTGCCTGACCGCAAGCTCAGGAACCGAATCATCATCGGGAATGTGATAGCGTGGGTGGTGATCGTTATCCTGATCGCTCTGCTCTTTTTCTAGACACCTCGCCTTCGTACTGCGTGATGGATTGACCGCCACCCGGTTCCATGATCGACATCGCACACCATGCACCAGATGTCCGCGGCACCCTCGCGCTCCGTTAACGCTTCAGCGCCCGCCGCTACACGCATCTATGCGGTCGGTGACATCCACGGCCGGGCCGACCTGCTGAGCGAAATCACGGCGCGCATCGATGACGACATCCGGCGCCGACCGGTCGCGCATACGGTCGAGATCTATCTCGGCGACTACATCGACCGCGGACCGCACTCCAGGACGGTGATGGATTTGCTCGCGGTTCGACTCGTCGCCAATCGCGCGGTGTGCCTGCGCGGCAACCACGAGGCTGTGATGGAAGGATTCCTTCAGGATCCGGCCATCCTGCAATATTGGCAGCAACTGGGCGGCATGCAGACGCTTGCGTCCTATGGTGTCGAGCTGCGCAACGGAACCGAGACGGCGAACGATCTGCATCGCCGCTTTCTCGATGCGTTCCCGCGTGAACACGAACTGGTCATGCAGTGCTTGCGTAACCAGTTCAGCTGCGGAGATTTTCTGTTCGTTCACGCCGGCATTCGTCCGGACGTTCCACTCGATGATCAGGATCCCAACGATCTGATCTGGATTCGAGATGAGTTTCTCGACTGCACGCGGAACCACGAACGATTCGTCGTGCACGGCCATACGCCGGTGCCGCATCCCGACATCCGTTCCAACCGGATCAATATCGACACCGCTGCGTGGCGAACGGGAACCCTGACCTGCATTGCGATCGAAGGATCGACGATCCTCTTTTTGTGAAGTGCGAACGTGTGCTCCTGATCAAGTGGAACTCGCGCATCACATTCTTTCGCCTTTTTTTCTTCTCAATGATCGACGGCTGTACGTGCATTCATGGAGATGCAGCCATGCAGCAACGGTCGCCCAGCGCCGGCCTGACGCTTCACTTACTTCTTTTCGTCTTTGCGATCGCCGGCATCAGTGCCGGCCTTTCGGTTCATGCTTCAGCACAGACGCCTCCATCCGCAGCGTCTGCGGAAAGTTACATCCTTGGCCCGAACGACCGAATCAGGCTGAAGGTCTACGGCGAGAGCGACATCACCGGCGAATATGAGATCGACAACACCGGTCAGGTCTCGATTCCACTCGCGGGCCATATAAAGGCTGCGGGCGCCACGACGCGGCAGCTCGAGAAATCGATCGCATCCGCCCTTGCAAAGGGAATCGTGCGCGATCCGCGCGTGAACGTCGAGATCGCGCAGTATCGCCCGTATTACATCCTCGGCGAAGTGAAGAAGAGCGGCGAATACCCGTATCGTCATGGGTTGACGGTGATGGACGCGGTCGCAAGCGCCGGCGGGTTCACGTACCGGGCCAATGAGAACAAGGTCTTTCTGCGCCGCTCAGGCGCCAGTGCGGAAGAGATTTTGCCTCTCAATGCTCCTGTTCCGGTTTTCCCGGGCGACAACATTCGGATTCCGGAACGCTACTTCTAGCGTCGCGGAACCGCAGATGAGATGCATGCCGCTTGCGTGCGGATGACGACGTATGTGTTGCGTTGTCGTCACAAGCGTTTTGCATTGCGAAATATTTTGCGGCGCGAGGAAAACTTTTTCCGGCAAGGCGCGTTGCAAGCGAGCGCATCACTTCAATCTCACAATTCAAAAACTTGCGCCCGCGTACCGAGTATGAGGCATGCCTTTCTTATGCGCAGTCGACGATCATTTTCTGAGCGATGGGCTTCGCCCGTTAAGTGTTCGCCGCCTTCGTGTTCCCGCAAGGGATCGGTGATGGGATTCGAGTTAACACTTGCATCGCTGAATGCATCCGAAGGAAGCGGCGAACGATTCCGCTCCATACGCGTGCCCGGCCGATGCCGCTTCAGCCTGTTGCCCGCCCCGGCGGCTGTCATCCTGCTCGGTCTTGGATCGTCGGCGAATGCCCAGGCCATTCCGTGGACCAGCGGAGAATTCGCCTCCCCCTGGAACGCACAGAAGATCTTTGAGCCGTCATCGCTGCCGGACCGGACCGATCCGAACAATCGCGAAGAGATCCCGCCCGAAGACATGCCGGTGAAGAAGCGACAACAGCCTGGCTATGAACCCGTCGGCATTCGCTCCGGTTCCTGGATGTTCAACCCGTCGCTGACCGCCGGAACTTTTTACGACAGCAACATCTTTGCTTCGAACACCGCGCCGCGTTCCGACATCGCGGCGGTGATCGAGCCGACGCTGCGTGCGCACTCATTATGGGGACGGCATGGCCTGGACCTGAAACTGGACGCGCAGTCGACGACCTATAACCAGTTTTCGAGCCTGAACCAGACCAACGCCAGCCTGAAGGGCAACGGTTGGCTGGACATCACAAACGACACGATGCTGCTCGGCAGCTTTCAGATCGCACATCTGAACGAAGGCGTCGGCACGCTCACTTCCCCCGCCAACGCCATATCGCCGACGCCATACAATTTGATGTCCGGCGACGTCACGCTGCGCAAGGAGTTCAACCGGCTGACGACATCGGTCGGCTTCCGCACCGATTCCTACGACTACGGATCGACGCGCGCGCAGGACGGCACCGTCATCAACCAGGACGCCCGCGATGGGCAGGTCTACGCGCTGCACAGCCGGATCGACTATGCGATCTCTTCCACCCTCGGCTGGTTCGGTGGCGTGGAAGGCAATCAGCGCGACATCAGGGGAACGCCGGGCCATACGCTGGACTCGCAGGGCTATCGCGCGCTGACCGGCATCACGGTCGGCTTAAGCAATCTGGTGACCGGCGAATTCGGCGCCGGCTATGTTCAGCAGCGCTTCGACGACCCGTCGATCGGCAACATCGAAGGCCCTTCCTACCGCGCACGGCTGACATGGCGGCCGACGCGCCTGCTCGACGTGCACTTCAACGCCGAACAGCTTGTCACGCAGACCACCGACACCAGCGCCACCGGCGTGCTCGCGAACGCGGTGCAGCTCGGCCTCGATTACGAGCTGCGGCGCAACATCATCGTCTCGCTCGCCGGCGGTTACGAGAACGACAAGTTCTTCGGTCAGCTCCGCAAGGACAACGTGCTGACATCAGACACCCGCGTCAAATACCTCGTCAATCGTTTCGCGGCCGTTTCCGCCTACTACCGCTACACCAAGCGCGACAGCGACATTCCCGTCTTCACCTTCGACAAACACCTGGTAGGAATGAATGTTACAGCGCAATTCTGACCTGCCCTATGTGATCCCCGACGAACCTCCTGCCCGCCCCGCCGCGGAAAGCTGGCAGTATCCGACCGTCGATCTGCGCGAGATGGGTCGCATCCTGCGCCGTCGCTACCGGCTGCTGGCGCTGCCGGCCTTGGCGCTGCTCGGGCTGGCGCTGACCTATTTGATGTTCGCCACCACTCTCTATACAGCGACATCGACCGTGCTGGTCGATCCGCGCCGTGCCAATGTCGTCGAGACCAACCAGTCCGTGCTGTCAAACTTCGGCACGGATGATGCAACGATCGAAAGCCAGACGCTGCTGATCCAGTCGGTCGCGATTCTGACGCGCGTCGTTGACAAGCTGAAGCTGACCGAAGACGAGGAATTCACACCGAAGCCCGGCCTGCTCGATCCGATCAAGGGGCTATTCCGCAGCAGCGGGCCGAGCGACGGAGCCAGCCCGGAGGACGCCGCCAGGTCTCGATCGGTCGATATCCTTCAGAAGCGGATGAAAGTGACGCGGCAGGGCACCACTTTCCTCGTCGACGTCGCCGTCAGTTCTCAATCGCCGCAGAAGGCCGCGACCATCGCCAACGCGATTGCGGATGCGTATTTCAATGAACAGGTACGCGCCAAATACGATGCGACGCGCATTGCCGCCACCTGGCTCAACAGCCAGATCGACGAGTTGAAGTCGAAGGTTGTCGCCTCCGAAAAGGCGGTCGAGGATTATCGTTCCGCCAATAATCTGATGGTGTCGCAGGGCGTCACGCTCAACGACCAGCAGATCACCGACCTCAACGGCAAGCTGATCGCCGCGCGCGCGCAAACCGCGGAGGCGCGGGCCAAGTATGAGCAGATCCAGGACATCGCGAAATCCGGCGGCGATCCCGGCGGCATCAACGCGGCCATTTCCTCGGAAATGATCACCAAACTGCGTACCCAATATGCCGACATCGCCAAGAACGAAGCCGATTTGTCGAGCAAGTATGGCGCGCGTCACCCCCTCGTCGCCAATGTGCGGGCGCAGCGGCGTGATACCCAAAGACTGATCAACGAGGAAATCCGGCGGATACTGGAGAGCACCAAGCACGACTACGACGTGGCGCGTTCCCGCGAGACGTCGCTGCAGCAAAGCCTCGACAAGCTTCAGGGCGTGTCCACTTCCTCTGGCCAGGCGCAGGTGCGCTTGCGCGAACTGCAGCGCGAGGCCGAGGCCAACCGCACGCAGTATGAATCCTATCTGGCGCGGTCCAAGGAAACGACGGCGCAAGAGAGCCTCGAGATGCCGGATTCCCGGATCGTGACCAAGGCCAGCATTCCGATCAGGCCGTCGTCTCCCAAGACGATGCTGATCCTGGGTCTTGCGGTGATGCTCGGGCTCGGCGCCGGCAGCGTGCTGGCGTTCCTCGTCGACTATCTCGACGGCCGCGTCAAGACGCTCGAACAGGCCGAAGCCATATCGGGCGTGCCCGTGCTTGCGGCGGTTCCATTAGTCGGTGCGCGCGAGCTCGCCCGCCTCGCCCGGCGCGGACGCAACGAACTCGGCCGCTACGATCCGAAGAGCACGAAGTTGCTGCCGGCGCCGCTACAGCCACCCTTGACGCGCTACGCAATCGACGAGCCCGGCACGTTCTTCGCGGAAGCGATTCGTGCCGTTCGCCTTGCGCTGCAACGGACGATGCGATCGCAGCCGGTAAAGGTCGTACAGGTCACCTCCGCGCTCGACAGCGAAGGCAAGACCACGCTGGCCATCAACCTGGCGCAGTCGCTGGCCATGCTCGGCATCCGAACGCTCCTGATTGATGGCGACCTCCGCAACCCGCAAGTGACCCGCGCACTCTGTCCGCGCGCTGACGCGGGGCTGCTCGAAGTCGCAATCGGCCAGACCGCGCCTGAACAGGCCATTCTGGTGGATCACAGCACCGGGCTTTCGATTCTGCCGTCGACCAGGATCAAGGAGGTCGAATACATCACGGAGTTGATGTTCTCCGACCGGATCGTCGACGTTCTCGATCACTTCCGTCACCGCTACGAATTGATCGTGATCGACTCGCCGCCGCTGGTGCCTTTGGTCGATGGCCGCGCGCTCGCCGAACTCGCAGATCGCATCATCCTGGCGCTGGCATGGGATCAGACCCCCGGCGAAGTGCTGTCCCATGCCATGGACTTGCTGTCCCCGGTCAGCGACCGGATCATGGGGACGGTGCTCACACGAGTGGATCTCAGCCGCCTGCAGTTCTACGACTATTACCGCAGCTCGGCCTATCTCAAGCCATACGGCGCCGCGAGCCTCCATGCCGGAGCGGCGCGGTGAGAGTGCGTGGACCGTTGCACGGACCGGCCGGCATCGCACAGGTGCATCGCCGCCCCCTTGCGTCACCGGCAGTGCGGCCGGCTTCCTATGCGCATGGGCGCATGGCGAATGCCGACGCATTCATCGAACGGATCGCAGCCGGCCTGTTGCTGCTGGCCGTGATTGCAACGTTCACGCTCTCCTCCTCCGTTCTGACCAACTGGAAAATCCACTATTTGACGGCAGGCGGCAATTTTTACGAAAAACTGCACCCCGCAACCTATTTCAGCTTGCTTGCATTCTCTCTGCTGTTGCTGCGCAGCCGCGGCCCGGTCGGCGAGATCAACCGGATGTTTTCCGAATCGAAACTGCTGCTGGCGTATCTGCTCTGCTGGCTGTTTCTCTTGATCCAGGTGTTCGTGCTCGAACGCCCGTTCACGGTCATCATCGACACGTTTCTGCTGCCGATCCTGATCGCAATGGTGATGTGGCAACTGTCAGCGTCGCGAAAACATTCGCTGGCCTGGGCCGTTCATTTCACCATCCTGCTGAACGTCGTGATCGGCTACTACGAGTATTTCTCCGGCCATCGGCTGATCCCGTTGACGCTCGGCGACGTCGTGGTGGTGGGGGAATGGCGCTCCGCGGCGCTGCTGGGCCACCCGCTCACGGCATCCGGCGTTGTCGGCGCCTATGTTCTGGCGCTGGTGCTTCGTCCGGCGATTTGTCCGCCGATCCTGCTGCGGCTGCCGCTGATCGCATTCAGCCTCGGATCGCTGATGGCCTTTGGTGGCAGAACGTCGCTGGTCACCGTGCTGGCGATGATCGGGCTGCTCGGGGCCTTTGAGGCGTTCCGCCTGATGCGGGGAAGGCGAATGCCGCTTCCCGCGGCAATACTGGCAATCTGCGTGCTGTTTGCCGCAGGCGCCATCGTATTCGCCGCGCTCGACCTCGGCATTTTCGACAAGATGCTGCTGCGCTTCTCTTCCGACAAGGGCAGCACGCTGGCGCGCTATGCCACCTTCAGCCTGCTCTCGCATTTCGACTGGCATGAACTGATCCTCGGCCCCAACCCGGTTCGGGTGAATGCGCTGCAGTCGCAGCTCGGCCTCAACTACGGCATCGAAAACTTCTGGATTGCCTCCGTCGTCCAGTTCGGTCTCGTCCACACCATCCTGCTGACGGTCGGACTGGTCTGTTTCTTCGTCGAGTTGCTGCGCCGCTCGAACCCCGCGGCATGGGCGATCGTGCTGCTGATCGTCATCATCGCCGCCAGTTCGGTGAGCTTCTCGTCGAAGAACATTCAACTCGCGCAGTTCGTGATCCTCATTTCGGTCTTGCTGCCGCGCGAGCCGCGGCGCGGCGCCGCGCCCGCGCAAGTCCGCACCCCCATCAGCTACCGGTCCGTTCCGGCATAACTCGGGATTCCCTTTCGCATGACCATCTATGTCGACAACACCCATCTCGGACGTCACGTCACCGGTCTCGAACGCATCACGCTCGAGCTGTTCTCCGAGGCCGCGCTGGCGCCGCTCGACGTCGTTCCGGTGAGGGCGCAGGGTGTTCGCCAGATGGTGACGACGCAGACCCTGGGATTGCCGATGCGGCTCGCCGCTTCGTCCTCCATCCTGCTATGCCCCGGCTTTCCGCCCAGTCCGCTGCTACGGCCGTTCGCATCGCGGGTGCTGCCCTATATCCACGATGACTTTCTGATCACGCGGCGCGCCGAGCTCAATATGCGGGCGCGGCTCTATATGGCCGGGCCCTTCAAGCTCGCGTTGCGCCACTACCCGCGCTTTCTGGCAAATTCCGGCGACACAAGACGCAAACTTGCCGCGCATTGCCGGCCAGATGCCGAGGTGACGCTCTATCGGCCTTCGGTCCGCAACGTGTTCGGCCTCGACACCGGACAACGCGGCGAACGCAGTGCGCAGCCGCAACCGCTTCGACTGATCGCGCTGGGCACGGTGGAGCCGCGCAAGAATTTCAGGGCCGCGGCGAAAATCCTCGATGCGTTGCGCGTGCAGGGATTTCCGGAAGCGACGCTGGACATCGTCGGTAGACCGGGATGGAGCGACGACTGGCAAGCGCTTGAGAGCCAACCGGGCGTCACGCTGCACGGATATCAGTCCGCTGAACGGGTCAATCAGTTACTTGACGCCGCCGACCTGTTCATCTGCACCTCCCATGACGAAGGGCTGGGACTGCCGCTGCTGGAGGCGCAATACGCCGGCCTGCCGATCATCGCCCCCGACGCCGCCATTTTCCGCGAGGTGCTCGGCGAGTCCGGCATCCATGTCGATCCCGCCGATCCTTCCAGCGCGGCCGCGCGGATCGCGGCTGCCCTGTCGAACGAAGACTGGCGTGCCCGATACGTGGCGCTGGCGGTGCGGAATCTGGCGCGCTGGAACGACCTGGCGCGCGGCGACCGCGACACGGTCATCAGCCTGATCGCCAGCCTTGCCGCCTGACACTCGCGTTCCAGGAAATTCAGGTCCGGAGTACCGCAGCCTTGCATGACACCAGCGCCACAAGGCATCAGGACGGGTTGCGCATCATTGCGGCCAGCGCCGTGGTGATCCTTCACTATTCCGATTACTTCAAGGACGCGGGCGTCGGCCAATTCATGGTCGCGCGCACCTGGCATTTCAACCTGTTCGTGGACCTGTTCTTTGTCGTCTCCGGCTTTGTCATCGCCCGGCAGTATTTCGGCCGCGTCAACGACGCCGCATCGATCGGCCGCTTCCTCTGGCGTCGCCTCGCCCGCATCTATCCACTGCACCTCGCCACGCTTGCCTTCTATATAGCGCTTGCCGGCGCGCTTCATTTCGGCGCCGCCCGGACCGACAACCCCGCCCGTTACCCGCTTTCCGACCTGCCCGCACAGTTCCTGCTGCTTCACGCCTTCATCGGCGAGCGCCTGACGTTCAACTTCCCGAGTTGGTCGCTGTCGGCGGAAATGTTCTGCTATCTGCTTTTCCCGACCGTCGCGCTGATCGCGCAACGCCGCAA
This window harbors:
- a CDS encoding metallophosphoesterase family protein, with amino-acid sequence MHQMSAAPSRSVNASAPAATRIYAVGDIHGRADLLSEITARIDDDIRRRPVAHTVEIYLGDYIDRGPHSRTVMDLLAVRLVANRAVCLRGNHEAVMEGFLQDPAILQYWQQLGGMQTLASYGVELRNGTETANDLHRRFLDAFPREHELVMQCLRNQFSCGDFLFVHAGIRPDVPLDDQDPNDLIWIRDEFLDCTRNHERFVVHGHTPVPHPDIRSNRINIDTAAWRTGTLTCIAIEGSTILFL
- a CDS encoding VpsF family polysaccharide biosynthesis protein (VpsF, distantly related to oligosaccharide ligases, is encoded next to the probable flippase VpsE.), with translation MANADAFIERIAAGLLLLAVIATFTLSSSVLTNWKIHYLTAGGNFYEKLHPATYFSLLAFSLLLLRSRGPVGEINRMFSESKLLLAYLLCWLFLLIQVFVLERPFTVIIDTFLLPILIAMVMWQLSASRKHSLAWAVHFTILLNVVIGYYEYFSGHRLIPLTLGDVVVVGEWRSAALLGHPLTASGVVGAYVLALVLRPAICPPILLRLPLIAFSLGSLMAFGGRTSLVTVLAMIGLLGAFEAFRLMRGRRMPLPAAILAICVLFAAGAIVFAALDLGIFDKMLLRFSSDKGSTLARYATFSLLSHFDWHELILGPNPVRVNALQSQLGLNYGIENFWIASVVQFGLVHTILLTVGLVCFFVELLRRSNPAAWAIVLLIVIIAASSVSFSSKNIQLAQFVILISVLLPREPRRGAAPAQVRTPISYRSVPA
- a CDS encoding glycosyltransferase gives rise to the protein MTIYVDNTHLGRHVTGLERITLELFSEAALAPLDVVPVRAQGVRQMVTTQTLGLPMRLAASSSILLCPGFPPSPLLRPFASRVLPYIHDDFLITRRAELNMRARLYMAGPFKLALRHYPRFLANSGDTRRKLAAHCRPDAEVTLYRPSVRNVFGLDTGQRGERSAQPQPLRLIALGTVEPRKNFRAAAKILDALRVQGFPEATLDIVGRPGWSDDWQALESQPGVTLHGYQSAERVNQLLDAADLFICTSHDEGLGLPLLEAQYAGLPIIAPDAAIFREVLGESGIHVDPADPSSAAARIAAALSNEDWRARYVALAVRNLARWNDLARGDRDTVISLIASLAA
- a CDS encoding polysaccharide biosynthesis/export family protein; amino-acid sequence: MLLIKWNSRITFFRLFFFSMIDGCTCIHGDAAMQQRSPSAGLTLHLLLFVFAIAGISAGLSVHASAQTPPSAASAESYILGPNDRIRLKVYGESDITGEYEIDNTGQVSIPLAGHIKAAGATTRQLEKSIASALAKGIVRDPRVNVEIAQYRPYYILGEVKKSGEYPYRHGLTVMDAVASAGGFTYRANENKVFLRRSGASAEEILPLNAPVPVFPGDNIRIPERYF
- a CDS encoding AAA family ATPase; translated protein: MLQRNSDLPYVIPDEPPARPAAESWQYPTVDLREMGRILRRRYRLLALPALALLGLALTYLMFATTLYTATSTVLVDPRRANVVETNQSVLSNFGTDDATIESQTLLIQSVAILTRVVDKLKLTEDEEFTPKPGLLDPIKGLFRSSGPSDGASPEDAARSRSVDILQKRMKVTRQGTTFLVDVAVSSQSPQKAATIANAIADAYFNEQVRAKYDATRIAATWLNSQIDELKSKVVASEKAVEDYRSANNLMVSQGVTLNDQQITDLNGKLIAARAQTAEARAKYEQIQDIAKSGGDPGGINAAISSEMITKLRTQYADIAKNEADLSSKYGARHPLVANVRAQRRDTQRLINEEIRRILESTKHDYDVARSRETSLQQSLDKLQGVSTSSGQAQVRLRELQREAEANRTQYESYLARSKETTAQESLEMPDSRIVTKASIPIRPSSPKTMLILGLAVMLGLGAGSVLAFLVDYLDGRVKTLEQAEAISGVPVLAAVPLVGARELARLARRGRNELGRYDPKSTKLLPAPLQPPLTRYAIDEPGTFFAEAIRAVRLALQRTMRSQPVKVVQVTSALDSEGKTTLAINLAQSLAMLGIRTLLIDGDLRNPQVTRALCPRADAGLLEVAIGQTAPEQAILVDHSTGLSILPSTRIKEVEYITELMFSDRIVDVLDHFRHRYELIVIDSPPLVPLVDGRALAELADRIILALAWDQTPGEVLSHAMDLLSPVSDRIMGTVLTRVDLSRLQFYDYYRSSAYLKPYGAASLHAGAAR
- a CDS encoding outer membrane beta-barrel protein gives rise to the protein MGFELTLASLNASEGSGERFRSIRVPGRCRFSLLPAPAAVILLGLGSSANAQAIPWTSGEFASPWNAQKIFEPSSLPDRTDPNNREEIPPEDMPVKKRQQPGYEPVGIRSGSWMFNPSLTAGTFYDSNIFASNTAPRSDIAAVIEPTLRAHSLWGRHGLDLKLDAQSTTYNQFSSLNQTNASLKGNGWLDITNDTMLLGSFQIAHLNEGVGTLTSPANAISPTPYNLMSGDVTLRKEFNRLTTSVGFRTDSYDYGSTRAQDGTVINQDARDGQVYALHSRIDYAISSTLGWFGGVEGNQRDIRGTPGHTLDSQGYRALTGITVGLSNLVTGEFGAGYVQQRFDDPSIGNIEGPSYRARLTWRPTRLLDVHFNAEQLVTQTTDTSATGVLANAVQLGLDYELRRNIIVSLAGGYENDKFFGQLRKDNVLTSDTRVKYLVNRFAAVSAYYRYTKRDSDIPVFTFDKHLVGMNVTAQF